One genomic region from Anopheles bellator chromosome 2, idAnoBellAS_SP24_06.2, whole genome shotgun sequence encodes:
- the LOC131211687 gene encoding uncharacterized protein LOC131211687: MTRQTEMSLFMLVLVLANIMICTWAYPQHHTTDIGQRKFAEKPNAIKKVALDEIDEIQTNQIQDGGFSWSNMLGILMQMIFNGGGGGGGGNAPTKSDDIDNGVSSFGQSPWANVISVGLKIISSLLGGGGAGDGIDKVDNGGSPMQNVLAAVFTAMFGAKDPDQVNTMAKQAGEFINIVVNLLDALKTSFSHRSLNARSLGKKDVISDAAVASLAMLKGYARSKRNSDDLCMQKFLCEANTDCMSAIGGTSIFCQIGSYATSFILERQTGKQFDNFYEAGRNGRSGFDCRQLYLECNEV, translated from the exons ATGACTCGCCAGACGGAAATGAGCCTGTTTATGCTGGTACTAGTATTAGCTAACATAATGATCTGCACCTGGGCTTATCCTCAACATCATACAACAGACATTGGTCAGAGAAAGTTTGCCGAAAAGccaaatgcaataaaaaaagtgGCTTTGGATGAAATAGACGAGATACAAACTAATCAAATACAAGATGGTGGTTTCTCGTGGTCCAATATGCTGGGAATTTTAATGCAGATGATCTtcaatggcggtggcggaggaggtGGAGGGAACGCGCCGACAAAATCTGATGACATCGATAATGGTGTATCGTCGTTTGGACAGTCGCCGTGGGCGAATGTTATTTCTGTTGGCTTAAAAATCATAAGCAGTTTGTTGGGAGGCGGCGGCGCAGGCGATGGCATCGATAAAGTGGATAATGGAGGATCGCCAATGCAG AACGTTTTAGCGGCCGTATTTACAGCCATGTTTGGTGCTAAAGATCCGGATCAAGTAAATACGATGGCAAAACAAGCTGGAGAG TTCATAAATATTGTTGTCAATTTGTTGGATGCTCTAAAAACTTCATTCTCGCATCGATCACTTAATGCTCGGAGTTTGGGGAAAAAAGACGTAATTAGTGACGCAGCTGTAGCTAGTCTAGCAATGCTGAAAGGCTATGCGCGCAGCAAACGCAATTCTGATGATTTGTGTATGCAAAAATTTCTTTGTGAAGCAAACACTGACTGTATGAGTGCGATCGGTGGTACTAGCATATTCTGCCAGATAGGATC TTACGCTACCAGTTTTATTCTTGAGCGACAAACGGGGAAACAGTTTGACAATTTTTACGAAGCAGGAAGAAATGGTCGTTCTGGGTTCGATTGTCGACAGTTGTATCTAGAGTGCAATGAGGTATAA